Proteins encoded in a region of the Acidobacteriota bacterium genome:
- the map gene encoding type I methionyl aminopeptidase produces MSIESSADLDGLVRVGKVVAATLKAMVAYVRPGVSTAEVDDVGARVLSQHGARPAPQIFYGFPGVNLISVNDEVVHGVPDERVLRPGDLVSLDVTAELDGYIADAATTIPLAPYSATAERLCRSARTAFEKAAAVARAGRPINCIGKAVEREVGQRGFTVLNELAGHGTGRRIHEDPVVSNVYDPADTQPLTEGLVLTIEPLIAERSHKVFTDDDGWTLRTAGGDLSAHYEHTLVITEGRPILLTAA; encoded by the coding sequence ATGTCAATTGAATCCAGTGCCGACTTGGACGGGCTTGTCCGTGTCGGAAAGGTGGTTGCGGCGACGTTGAAGGCGATGGTGGCCTACGTTCGTCCTGGGGTTTCTACCGCAGAAGTGGATGACGTCGGGGCGAGGGTTCTCAGCCAGCACGGAGCACGACCTGCTCCCCAGATTTTCTACGGATTTCCGGGCGTCAATCTGATCAGCGTCAACGACGAGGTCGTTCATGGCGTTCCCGATGAACGCGTCCTGCGACCGGGTGATCTGGTGAGCCTCGACGTCACTGCCGAGCTGGATGGATACATCGCGGACGCCGCCACGACCATTCCCCTGGCGCCATACTCGGCGACGGCCGAAAGGTTGTGTCGATCTGCGAGGACGGCATTCGAAAAGGCGGCCGCTGTCGCGCGGGCCGGAAGACCCATCAACTGTATCGGCAAGGCGGTGGAGCGAGAGGTGGGCCAACGCGGATTCACGGTGTTGAACGAGTTGGCGGGACACGGGACCGGCAGGAGAATCCATGAGGATCCCGTCGTTTCCAACGTCTACGACCCGGCGGACACCCAGCCGTTGACCGAGGGCCTCGTCCTGACCATCGAACCCTTGATCGCCGAACGGTCGCATAAAGTTTTCACGGACGACGATGGTTGGACTTTGCGAACGGCCGGCGGCGACCTGTCGGCGCACTACGAACACACCCTCGTTATAACGGAGGGCCGACCGATTCTACTCACAGCGGCCTAG
- a CDS encoding ABC transporter permease: MSVPGSGWERAGRVSYLAFCAAVFLFLIAPILVIVPLSFNVEPYFTFTEGMLRLDPEAYSLRWYRTVAEDEEWRRALANSLIIGIAATALATALGTLAALGLASPAMPGRPLAMSLLISPMVTPVIISAAGMFFFYSKMGLAQTHLGLILAHAALGTPFVVITVTATLSGFDANLTRAAASLGAGPVRTFARVQLPIIAPGVVSGALFAFATSFDEVVTVLFMGGLEQRTVPRQMWSGIREEISPAILAVATFLIAFALVFMLVVERLRRR; this comes from the coding sequence ATGAGTGTGCCCGGGTCCGGATGGGAACGCGCCGGCCGAGTCTCCTACCTGGCCTTCTGCGCCGCCGTCTTCCTGTTTCTGATCGCGCCGATCCTGGTGATCGTCCCCCTCAGCTTCAACGTGGAGCCCTATTTCACCTTCACCGAGGGGATGTTGCGCCTGGACCCGGAAGCGTATTCGCTACGCTGGTACCGGACCGTCGCCGAAGACGAAGAGTGGCGGCGGGCGCTGGCCAACAGCCTCATCATCGGCATCGCGGCGACGGCGCTGGCGACGGCGCTGGGAACTCTGGCCGCATTGGGACTGGCCAGCCCCGCCATGCCCGGACGGCCCTTGGCCATGAGCCTGTTGATTTCGCCCATGGTCACGCCGGTGATCATCTCGGCGGCGGGCATGTTCTTCTTCTACTCCAAGATGGGCCTGGCCCAGACCCACCTGGGACTGATCCTAGCCCACGCCGCGCTGGGCACTCCGTTCGTGGTGATCACGGTCACGGCCACGCTTTCCGGCTTCGACGCCAATCTGACCCGGGCCGCCGCCAGCCTGGGCGCCGGGCCGGTGCGGACCTTTGCGCGGGTGCAGTTGCCCATCATCGCCCCCGGCGTGGTTTCGGGCGCGCTCTTCGCCTTCGCCACCTCCTTCGACGAGGTGGTGACGGTGCTGTTCATGGGAGGGTTGGAGCAGCGCACGGTTCCGCGCCAGATGTGGTCGGGAATCCGCGAGGAGATCAGCCCGGCCATCCTGGCCGTCGCCACCTTTCTGATCGCCTTTGCCCTGGTCTTCATGCTGGTCGTGGAACGGCTGCGCCGCCGGTAG
- a CDS encoding ABC transporter permease encodes MAGALRKPHLRAAALVLPLAAFILATFVAPLATMLTRSVYDPMVADTLPETLALLRGWDGRSPPSEPVFEAASREILQAREDRSLGRVATRVNRVEAGLRSVIMKSARRLRRVKEVDSWRDAMISIAPEWGEAKTWRAIRSAGERITTRHYLHALDLQRDADGSVVLQPPQRRVYLPLLRRTLAVSLGITVLCLLLGYPLAYLIAHAPPRRANLLLLLVLVPFWTSLLVRTTSWIVLLQTQGVVNDLLVALGLIADENRISMIYNMTGTVVAMTHVLLPFMVLPIYSVMRTIPPLYMSAAASLGASFPQAFRRVYWPQTLPGVGAGSLLVFILSIGYYITPALVGGQSGQLISNMIAYHMQQSLNWGLAAALGSILLACVVALYLLYDRVVGIDRMRLG; translated from the coding sequence GTGGCTGGCGCGCTGAGGAAGCCTCATCTGCGGGCGGCGGCGCTGGTGCTGCCGTTGGCGGCCTTCATCCTGGCGACCTTCGTAGCGCCGCTGGCGACCATGCTGACCCGCAGCGTCTACGACCCCATGGTCGCCGATACGCTGCCTGAAACCCTGGCTCTGCTGCGCGGGTGGGACGGCCGGAGCCCTCCTTCCGAGCCGGTCTTCGAGGCGGCCTCCCGGGAGATTCTGCAAGCCCGGGAAGACCGGAGTCTCGGACGGGTGGCGACGCGCGTGAACCGGGTGGAAGCGGGACTGCGCAGCGTCATCATGAAGAGCGCCCGCAGGCTGCGGCGCGTCAAGGAGGTCGACTCCTGGCGGGACGCCATGATCTCCATCGCTCCCGAATGGGGCGAGGCGAAAACCTGGCGCGCGATTCGCAGCGCGGGGGAACGGATCACGACGCGCCACTACCTCCACGCCCTGGATCTGCAGCGTGACGCCGACGGAAGCGTCGTTCTCCAGCCTCCGCAACGGCGGGTCTATCTGCCGCTTCTGAGGCGCACATTGGCGGTCAGCCTCGGCATCACGGTTCTCTGTCTGCTGTTAGGTTACCCGCTGGCGTATCTTATCGCCCACGCGCCGCCCCGCCGGGCGAACCTGCTGCTGTTGCTGGTGCTGGTTCCCTTCTGGACGTCGCTTCTCGTGCGGACCACCTCCTGGATCGTGCTGCTCCAGACCCAGGGGGTGGTCAACGATCTGCTCGTGGCGCTGGGGCTGATCGCCGACGAGAACCGGATCTCCATGATCTACAACATGACCGGCACCGTGGTGGCCATGACCCACGTCCTGCTGCCGTTCATGGTGCTCCCGATCTATTCGGTCATGCGGACGATTCCGCCGCTGTACATGAGCGCCGCCGCCTCATTGGGCGCCAGCTTTCCCCAGGCGTTCCGGCGGGTCTATTGGCCACAGACGCTGCCCGGTGTGGGCGCCGGATCGCTGCTGGTCTTCATTCTGTCCATCGGCTACTACATCACTCCCGCGCTGGTGGGCGGACAGAGCGGCCAGCTCATCTCCAACATGATCGCCTATCACATGCAGCAATCGTTGAATTGGGGACTGGCGGCGGCCCTGGGCAGCATCCTGCTGGCGTGCGTGGTGGCGCTCTATCTGCTCTACGACCGCGTCGTCGGCATCGACCGCATGAGGTTGGGTTGA
- a CDS encoding ABC transporter substrate-binding protein — protein MTKHRFNYRNTPSAGAATIFSLAVLAGSQSSLGAESVTAVSWGGSYARACTKAIHEPFTAETGIEVRMEDYNGGLAQIRAQVETGNVHWDVVDLEMADAVLGCDEGLLEPIDAADLPPGPDGTPAEEDFFPETLTECGIGVVYYSTIYAYNEEKISGSKPATIGDFFDLEKFPGRRGMRRTPVVNLEFALMADGVPMKQVYATLDTPEGVDRAFRKLDTIKEQIIWWEAGAQPPQMLADGEVVMSTAYNGRIFNAQILEKQPFVVVWDGQVLDWGQTAIVAGTRNLEAARKFVAFGARTESMAAIGRYISYSPVRRSGTPLISTHLETGVDMKPHMPTTPANVANALHSDWEWWSDHSDEMNERFSAWLAR, from the coding sequence ATGACGAAACATCGATTCAATTACCGGAACACGCCGTCGGCTGGGGCCGCTACGATATTCTCCCTCGCCGTCCTGGCCGGGTCCCAAAGCTCTCTGGGCGCAGAATCGGTGACCGCCGTCTCCTGGGGAGGCTCCTATGCCCGGGCCTGCACCAAGGCCATCCACGAGCCGTTCACCGCCGAGACCGGCATCGAGGTCCGCATGGAGGACTACAACGGCGGACTGGCCCAGATCCGGGCCCAGGTGGAGACGGGCAACGTGCATTGGGACGTGGTCGACCTGGAAATGGCGGACGCCGTGCTGGGTTGTGACGAGGGCCTCCTGGAACCCATCGACGCCGCCGACCTCCCACCGGGACCGGACGGCACGCCCGCCGAGGAGGACTTCTTCCCCGAAACCCTCACCGAGTGCGGCATCGGCGTCGTCTACTACTCCACGATCTACGCCTACAACGAGGAAAAAATATCCGGCTCGAAGCCGGCCACCATCGGCGACTTTTTCGACCTGGAGAAGTTTCCGGGACGGCGGGGGATGCGCCGGACGCCCGTGGTCAACCTGGAGTTCGCGCTGATGGCGGACGGCGTGCCCATGAAGCAGGTCTACGCCACGCTCGACACACCCGAGGGAGTGGACCGGGCCTTTCGCAAGCTCGACACCATCAAGGAACAGATCATCTGGTGGGAAGCGGGGGCCCAACCGCCCCAAATGCTGGCGGACGGCGAGGTGGTCATGAGCACGGCCTACAACGGCCGCATCTTCAATGCCCAGATCCTGGAGAAACAGCCCTTCGTGGTGGTCTGGGACGGCCAGGTGCTGGATTGGGGTCAGACGGCCATCGTGGCGGGAACCCGGAACCTGGAGGCGGCTCGGAAGTTCGTCGCCTTTGGGGCCAGGACCGAATCCATGGCGGCCATCGGCCGTTACATCTCCTACAGTCCGGTGCGGCGTTCCGGCACCCCGCTCATTTCGACGCACCTGGAGACCGGGGTGGACATGAAGCCACACATGCCCACGACCCCCGCCAACGTGGCCAATGCCCTGCACAGCGATTGGGAATGGTGGAGCGATCACTCGGACGAAATGAACGAGCGTTTCAGCGCGTGGCTGGCGCGCTGA
- a CDS encoding ABC transporter ATP-binding protein — protein MTPSDHPHVEFERVSKSYDGRTLVVRDLNLTVAEGEFLTLLGPSGSGKTTCLMMLAGFEAPTSGAIRIDGRSVHDLPPRKREIGVVFQNYALFPHMTVGGNLAFPLEVRGLDPEQIRERVRRALELVRLDGMEDRRPGKLSGGQQQRVAIARALVFEPRLVLMDEPLGALDRRLREEMQFEVRRIQRTLGVTVVYVTHDQQEAMAMSDRVAVFEEGRVEQVAPPEILYEEPERRFVARFIGDNNILYGRVVGVDGDFCQVDVGGGIVRAFRIAPSRPGDRVAIAIRPERVSLAPKPGVYHNEFDARVEDILFLGDHLRLRLTVCGHSDFIAKIPNIVGHGAVLEGDQVRIGWLLTDCRSLEAPGQE, from the coding sequence GTGACTCCAAGCGATCACCCCCACGTCGAATTCGAGCGCGTCAGCAAGAGCTATGACGGCCGGACTCTGGTGGTCCGGGACCTGAACCTCACCGTCGCCGAGGGGGAGTTCCTGACCCTGCTGGGGCCGTCCGGCTCCGGCAAGACCACGTGCCTGATGATGCTCGCCGGCTTCGAAGCTCCCACCTCGGGCGCCATCCGCATCGACGGACGATCGGTGCATGACCTGCCGCCCCGGAAACGCGAAATCGGCGTGGTTTTCCAGAACTACGCCCTCTTCCCGCACATGACGGTGGGAGGAAACCTGGCCTTTCCCCTGGAAGTGCGCGGTCTCGATCCGGAGCAGATTCGGGAGCGCGTCCGGCGGGCGTTGGAACTGGTGCGCCTGGACGGCATGGAGGACCGGCGCCCGGGCAAGCTTTCCGGCGGCCAGCAGCAACGCGTCGCCATTGCCCGGGCGCTGGTGTTCGAACCGCGCCTGGTCTTGATGGACGAACCGCTGGGCGCCCTGGACCGCAGGCTGCGCGAGGAGATGCAGTTCGAGGTCCGGCGCATCCAGCGGACCCTGGGGGTGACCGTCGTCTACGTGACCCACGATCAGCAGGAAGCCATGGCCATGTCCGATCGCGTCGCCGTCTTTGAGGAGGGCCGCGTCGAGCAGGTCGCCCCTCCGGAAATCCTCTACGAAGAGCCGGAACGCCGGTTCGTGGCCCGATTCATCGGAGACAACAACATCCTGTACGGAAGGGTGGTCGGCGTCGACGGCGACTTCTGCCAAGTGGACGTCGGCGGTGGGATCGTCAGGGCGTTTAGGATCGCGCCCAGCCGGCCCGGGGACAGGGTGGCCATTGCCATTCGGCCGGAAAGAGTCTCCCTGGCGCCCAAGCCGGGGGTCTACCACAACGAGTTCGACGCCCGGGTCGAGGACATCCTGTTTCTGGGCGATCACCTGCGGCTTCGCCTGACGGTCTGCGGCCACTCGGACTTCATTGCCAAGATCCCCAACATCGTGGGGCACGGTGCCGTATTGGAAGGAGACCAGGTCCGTATCGGCTGGCTGCTGACCGATTGCCGGTCGCTGGAAGCTCCGGGCCAGGAGTGA